The Apium graveolens cultivar Ventura chromosome 6, ASM990537v1, whole genome shotgun sequence genome contains a region encoding:
- the LOC141666840 gene encoding U-box domain-containing protein 17 isoform X2 — protein sequence MASSAIFSSLRRRKSPTFQAFVTPVDWSEMALLATLTAVSSEIVSSFSGKSWVFQRRNSRSLVRKIEVFVVLFEYVGELGLNLPKSAVVCFQEMYILLYRSKILLDYCVQSSKLWLLLQNHSISGQFHDLNQEILTLLDVFPWDDLDLSDDVMEQIELLQKQSRKAKLLIDKQDEVLRCKFYSFLDEFEGGRIPESVELYRFFVERLGIMDVKSFMVEIEFLEEQIVNHDGDIEPMASVLNGFVAMTRYSRFLIFGFENDEMEGGFCKNKKVKRRLSSQTYDRSSITRWMEEGHCTCPKTGQILLHTQLVPNRALRNLIVQWCTTHGVPYDPPENSEYSSENFAAPSASKAAIEANRATSRLLIKELANGSQGAKNVAAREIRLLAKTGRDNRAYIAEAGAIPYLNALLSSDSSFAQENSVTAILNLSIYEKNKCQIVSEPGCLGSIVDVLRNGFTTEARENAAATLFSLSAVHDYKKRISEIDGAAEALAGLLMDGTPRGKKDAVTALFNLSTHSDNCLKMVESGAVTALVRALGVEGVAEEAAGALALIVRQPVGAEAVGNDEMAVAGLVGMMRSGRPKAKENAVVALLELCRGGGTATTQRVLKAPSLSGLLQSLLFTGTKRARRKAASLARVFQRCENASLHFGGVGLDYAFPGNSTASRDSGFAGDVSIPMPISVPVL from the exons ATGGCTTCATCTGCAATATTTTCATCATTAAGAAGAAGAAAGTCACCAACTTTTCAGGCGTTTGTAACGCCGGTTGATTGGTCTGAAATGGCCTTATTAGCTACTTTAACGGCGGTTTCATCTGAAATTGTTTCATCTTTTTCCGGCAAGTCTTGGGTTTTTCAACGCCGGAATTCAAGATCACTTGTGAGGAAAATTGAGGTATTTGTTGTGCTGTTTGAGTATGTTGGTGAATTGGGTTTAAATTTGCCTAAATCTGCTGTTGTTTGTTTTCAAGAAATGTATATATTGTTGTATAGATCAAAGATTTTACTTGATTATTGTGTTCAGTCTAGTAAGTTATGGCTTTTGCTTCAAAACCATTCTATTTCTGGTCAGTTTCATGATTTGAATCAAGAGATTTTGACCCTTTTGGATGTTTTTCCTTGGGATGATTTGGATTTAAGTGATGATGTTATGGAACAAATTGAATTGTTGCAAAAACAATCTAGGAAGGCTAAGTTGTTGATTGATAAGCAAGATGAGGTTTTGAGGTGTAAATTTTATTCATTTTTGGATGAGTTTGAGGGTGGGAGGATTCCGGAATCTGTGGAATTGTATCGGTTTTTCGTGGAAAGATTGGGGATTATGGATGTGAAAAGTTTTATGGTTGAAATTGAGTTCTTGGAAGAGCAGATTGTTAATCATGATGGGGATATTGAACCTATGGCTTCTGTGCTAAATGGATTTGTGGCGATGACTCGTTATAGCCGGTTCTTGATTTTTGGGTTTGAGAATGATGAGATGGAAGGAGGGTTTTGCAAAAACAAGAAAGTGAAGAGAAGGTTGAGTA GCCAAACGTATGATCGATCTTCGATAACGAGGTGGATGGAGGAGGGGCATTGTACGTGTCCAAAGACGGGGCAGATTCTTCTTCATACACAGCTTGTTCCCAATAGGGCTCTTAGAAATTTGATTGTGCAGTGGTGTACTACTCACGGAGTCCCTTATGATCCGCCTGAGAACTCAGAGTATTCTTCGGAAAACTTTGCAGCTCCTTCAGCGAGCAAGGCGGCAATTGAAGCTAATCGAGCAACATCACGGCTTCTCATTAAAGAGCTAGCAAATGGGTCACAAGGTGCCAAAAATGTTGCTGCTCGAGAAATACGGCTTTTAGCAAAGACCGGAAGAGATAACCGAGCTTATATAGCAGAAGCTGGGGCTATACCCTATTTGAATGCTCTGCTTTCTTCTGATAGTTCTTTTGCACAAGAAAATTCAGTTACTGCTATACTGAACTTGTCGatttatgaaaagaataaatgCCAGATTGTTAGTGAACCAGGGTGTTTAGGATCAATTGTTGATGTTTTGAGAAATGGATTCACAACAGAGGCGAGGGAAAATGCTGCAGCAACACTGTTCAGCCTGTCTGCTGTTCATGACTATAAGAAAAGGATTTCAGAAATAGACGGTGCAGCTGAAGCACTGGCCGGGTTATTGATGGATGGTACACCAAGAGGAAAGAAGGATGCAGTGACAGCTTTATTTAACCTCTCAACTCACTCAGATAATTGTTTGAAAATGGTAGAGTCAGGGGCTGTAACAGCACTAGTGAGAGCTTTAGGAGTTGAAGGTGTCGCCGAAGAAGCAGCAGGTGCTTTAGCTCTTATCGTGAGGCAGCCAGTGGGAGCAGAAGCAGTTGGAAATGACGAAATGGCCGTGGCAGGATTAGTTGGCATGATGCGAAGTGGAAGGCCCAAAGCGAAAGAGAATGCAGTTGTTGCGTTGCTCGAATTGTGTAGAGGGGGTGGAACAGCAACAACCCAGAGGGTGTTAAAGGCACCATCACTTTCTGGTTTGCTTCAATCGTTACTCTTCACAGGGACAAAACGGGCCAGAAGAAAAGCAGCATCTCTTGCTAGAGTTTTCCAGAGGTGTGAGAATGCATCCTTACACTTCGGTGGGGTAGGTTTAGATTATGCATTTCCCGGAAATTCAACCGCTAGTAGAGATTCAGGTTTTGCTGGTGATGTCTCGATACCCATGCCTATATCTGTTCCAGTCCTATAG
- the LOC141666840 gene encoding U-box domain-containing protein 17 isoform X1, giving the protein MASSAIFSSLRRRKSPTFQAFVTPVDWSEMALLATLTAVSSEIVSSFSGKSWVFQRRNSRSLVRKIEVFVVLFEYVGELGLNLPKSAVVCFQEMYILLYRSKILLDYCVQSSKLWLLLQNHSISGQFHDLNQEILTLLDVFPWDDLDLSDDVMEQIELLQKQSRKAKLLIDKQDEVLRCKFYSFLDEFEGGRIPESVELYRFFVERLGIMDVKSFMVEIEFLEEQIVNHDGDIEPMASVLNGFVAMTRYSRFLIFGFENDEMEGGFCKNKKVKRRLSSKEISEMFTMIPKDFCCPITLDLMTDPVVICTGQTYDRSSITRWMEEGHCTCPKTGQILLHTQLVPNRALRNLIVQWCTTHGVPYDPPENSEYSSENFAAPSASKAAIEANRATSRLLIKELANGSQGAKNVAAREIRLLAKTGRDNRAYIAEAGAIPYLNALLSSDSSFAQENSVTAILNLSIYEKNKCQIVSEPGCLGSIVDVLRNGFTTEARENAAATLFSLSAVHDYKKRISEIDGAAEALAGLLMDGTPRGKKDAVTALFNLSTHSDNCLKMVESGAVTALVRALGVEGVAEEAAGALALIVRQPVGAEAVGNDEMAVAGLVGMMRSGRPKAKENAVVALLELCRGGGTATTQRVLKAPSLSGLLQSLLFTGTKRARRKAASLARVFQRCENASLHFGGVGLDYAFPGNSTASRDSGFAGDVSIPMPISVPVL; this is encoded by the coding sequence ATGGCTTCATCTGCAATATTTTCATCATTAAGAAGAAGAAAGTCACCAACTTTTCAGGCGTTTGTAACGCCGGTTGATTGGTCTGAAATGGCCTTATTAGCTACTTTAACGGCGGTTTCATCTGAAATTGTTTCATCTTTTTCCGGCAAGTCTTGGGTTTTTCAACGCCGGAATTCAAGATCACTTGTGAGGAAAATTGAGGTATTTGTTGTGCTGTTTGAGTATGTTGGTGAATTGGGTTTAAATTTGCCTAAATCTGCTGTTGTTTGTTTTCAAGAAATGTATATATTGTTGTATAGATCAAAGATTTTACTTGATTATTGTGTTCAGTCTAGTAAGTTATGGCTTTTGCTTCAAAACCATTCTATTTCTGGTCAGTTTCATGATTTGAATCAAGAGATTTTGACCCTTTTGGATGTTTTTCCTTGGGATGATTTGGATTTAAGTGATGATGTTATGGAACAAATTGAATTGTTGCAAAAACAATCTAGGAAGGCTAAGTTGTTGATTGATAAGCAAGATGAGGTTTTGAGGTGTAAATTTTATTCATTTTTGGATGAGTTTGAGGGTGGGAGGATTCCGGAATCTGTGGAATTGTATCGGTTTTTCGTGGAAAGATTGGGGATTATGGATGTGAAAAGTTTTATGGTTGAAATTGAGTTCTTGGAAGAGCAGATTGTTAATCATGATGGGGATATTGAACCTATGGCTTCTGTGCTAAATGGATTTGTGGCGATGACTCGTTATAGCCGGTTCTTGATTTTTGGGTTTGAGAATGATGAGATGGAAGGAGGGTTTTGCAAAAACAAGAAAGTGAAGAGAAGGTTGAGTAGTAAGGAAATTTCTGAGATGTTTACTATGATTCCGAAAGACTTTTGTTGTCCGATAACGTTGGATTTAATGACTGACCCTGTTGTAATTTGCACAGGCCAAACGTATGATCGATCTTCGATAACGAGGTGGATGGAGGAGGGGCATTGTACGTGTCCAAAGACGGGGCAGATTCTTCTTCATACACAGCTTGTTCCCAATAGGGCTCTTAGAAATTTGATTGTGCAGTGGTGTACTACTCACGGAGTCCCTTATGATCCGCCTGAGAACTCAGAGTATTCTTCGGAAAACTTTGCAGCTCCTTCAGCGAGCAAGGCGGCAATTGAAGCTAATCGAGCAACATCACGGCTTCTCATTAAAGAGCTAGCAAATGGGTCACAAGGTGCCAAAAATGTTGCTGCTCGAGAAATACGGCTTTTAGCAAAGACCGGAAGAGATAACCGAGCTTATATAGCAGAAGCTGGGGCTATACCCTATTTGAATGCTCTGCTTTCTTCTGATAGTTCTTTTGCACAAGAAAATTCAGTTACTGCTATACTGAACTTGTCGatttatgaaaagaataaatgCCAGATTGTTAGTGAACCAGGGTGTTTAGGATCAATTGTTGATGTTTTGAGAAATGGATTCACAACAGAGGCGAGGGAAAATGCTGCAGCAACACTGTTCAGCCTGTCTGCTGTTCATGACTATAAGAAAAGGATTTCAGAAATAGACGGTGCAGCTGAAGCACTGGCCGGGTTATTGATGGATGGTACACCAAGAGGAAAGAAGGATGCAGTGACAGCTTTATTTAACCTCTCAACTCACTCAGATAATTGTTTGAAAATGGTAGAGTCAGGGGCTGTAACAGCACTAGTGAGAGCTTTAGGAGTTGAAGGTGTCGCCGAAGAAGCAGCAGGTGCTTTAGCTCTTATCGTGAGGCAGCCAGTGGGAGCAGAAGCAGTTGGAAATGACGAAATGGCCGTGGCAGGATTAGTTGGCATGATGCGAAGTGGAAGGCCCAAAGCGAAAGAGAATGCAGTTGTTGCGTTGCTCGAATTGTGTAGAGGGGGTGGAACAGCAACAACCCAGAGGGTGTTAAAGGCACCATCACTTTCTGGTTTGCTTCAATCGTTACTCTTCACAGGGACAAAACGGGCCAGAAGAAAAGCAGCATCTCTTGCTAGAGTTTTCCAGAGGTGTGAGAATGCATCCTTACACTTCGGTGGGGTAGGTTTAGATTATGCATTTCCCGGAAATTCAACCGCTAGTAGAGATTCAGGTTTTGCTGGTGATGTCTCGATACCCATGCCTATATCTGTTCCAGTCCTATAG
- the LOC141664355 gene encoding GABA transporter 1-like has translation MGTEAPDSGRTMISKDNKDQTAPPSKLDAGDLFVLKSRGSWLHCGYHLTTSIVAPALLSIPFAIGLLGWGAGMVCLSLAALVTFYSYNLLSLVLEDQDRRGKRQLHFRAMANDILGPGWGKYFVGPLQLGICYGAVISCILIGGQSLKFIYLVARPNGSMQLSHFIVIFGGLKLIMAQMPSFHSLRHINLVSLLLCLAYCACTTAGSIYIGKSRNAPPKNYDVTEVGINRLFGTFNAISIIATTYGNGIIPEIQATMAAPIQGKMFKGLLVCYSVIISTFFSVGISGYWAFGNQVMATVLSNFTDQGKNLVPEWFLLITNIFVVVQVSAVSLTYLQPTNVVIERRFADPEKEEFSARNIIPRIVFRSLSIVIATTIAAMLPFFGDIMALLGALGFIPLDMIMPAVFYNVTFKPSKRSLMFWGNAIIAVVATVLAVVGSVASVRQIIIDAKNYRLFANV, from the exons ATGGGAACAGAAGCTCCAGATTCCGGCAGAACGATGATTTCTAAGGATAATAAGGACCAGACTGCACCACCTAGCAAGCTCGATGCTGGAGATTTATTCGTCCTCAAGTCTCGAG GATCTTGGTTGCACTGCGGGTACCATCTGACAACATCAATAGTAGCACCGGCGCTTCTTAGCATACCCTTTGCAATAGGATTGTTAGGTTGGGGAGCAGGGATGGTGTGCCTGAGCTTAGCTGCACTTGTTACTTTCTATTCTTACAACCTCCTGTCTTTAGTCCTCGAGGACCAAGATCGTCGTGGAAAGAGGCAACTGCATTTTCGTGCCATGGCTAATGATATTTTAG GACCGGGATGGGGAAAGTATTTTGTAGGACCACTTCAGTTAGGAATTTGCTATGGAGCTGTTATTTCTTGCATACTTATTGGAGGCCAGAGCCTTAAG TTTATATATTTGGTGGCTCGCCCTAATGGGAGTATGCAGCTCTCTCATTTCATTGTTATTTTTGGAGGATTAAAACTAATCATGGCTCAAATGCCATCTTTTCATTCCTTGAGGCACATCAACCTTGTTTCCTTACTTCTCTGCCTTGCTTATTGTGCTTGCACTACTGCTGGATCCATATACATTG GAAAGTCTCGCAATGCACCACCAAAGAATTATGATGTCACTGAAGTTGGCATAAACAGACTGTTTGGCACCTTTAATGCTATTTCTATCATTGCTACTACATATGGAAATGGAATTATCCCAGAAATACAG GCAACTATGGCTGCACCGATCCAAGGGAAAATGTTCAAAGGCCTACTGGTTTGTTATTCTGTTATAATTTCAACGTTTTTTAGTGTTGGGATATCCGGGTACTGGGCATTTGGAAATCAAGTAATGGCCACAGTTCTCTCAAACTTTACCGACCAAGGTAAAAATTTGGTTCCCGAGTGGTTTCTTTTGATCACCAATATCTTCGTAGTAGTCCAAGTATCTGCTGTCAGTTTG ACATACTTGCAACCTACAAACGTTGTTATAGAGCGCCGATTTGCTGATCCGGAAAAAGAAGAATTCTCAGCAAGAAATATAATACCTCGAATTGTATTCAGATCACTGTCTATTGTTATAGCAACAACAATTGCTGCAATGTTACCTTTCTTTGGAGATATAATGGCTCTGTTGGGAGCCTTGGGTTTTATTCCTCTAGACATGATTATGCCAGCGGTTTTCTACAATGTCACATTCAAGCCTTCTAAAAGGAGCCTAATGTTTTGGGGGAATGCGATAATAGCGGTTGTAGCCACAGTACTGGCCGTGGTAGGATCAGTAGCGTCCGTGAGACAAATAATTATTGATGCCAAGAACTATCGTTTGTTTGCTAATGTATAA
- the LOC141664357 gene encoding uncharacterized protein LOC141664357, with product MKDVGSTSRVLYINCSCRYKSVTSVRLNNERKFSSWNRSEAIIRHFDDAHVQRRTKSLSEIPFGETHHIYQSSSLQHWFKNWQEQRKYKLTASTFAAAIGLWPRRRVQLWLEKIGYLHPFTGNMATCWNNIKEEEALERYKLITGNDVRFPEFQVYRDTNPEYDWLAASPDGTVEQVIYELSSRGVLEIKCPYFDGNMQKARPWTRIPLHYIPQAQGLLEILDRDWMDFYVWTPNGSSLFRVDRDEEYWNLVKIALSDFWWNHVDTAREECLQRVITDPLYELRTLRPAARHELSVDIVYESKRLIDESKLMVREIFGKIQD from the exons A TGAAAGACGTTGGTTCTACATCCAGAGTACTTTATATTAACTGCAGTTGTAGATATAAGTCTGTAACTTCTGTCAGACTAAACAACGAGAGGAAGTTTAGCAGTTGGAATAGATCTGAAGCAATAATTCGCCATTTCGACGATGCACATGTCCAACGTCGTACAAAATCACTTTCCGAAATTCCATTTGGTGAAACTCATCACATCTATCAATCTAGTAGTCTTCAGCATTGGTTTAAAAACTGGCAGGAACAGCGGAAGTATAAGCTAACAGCCAGCACTTTTGCTGCAGCTATTGGTCTATGGCCTCGTCGGAGAGTCCAACTGTGGTTGGAAAAAATTGGGTATCTCCATCCATTCACTGGTAATATGGCCACCTGTTGGAATAATATCAAGGAAGAGGAAGCCCTTGAAAGATATAAACTGATAACTGGAAATGATGTACGGTTTCCAGAGTTCCAGGTTTACAGAGACACCAATCCTGAATATGATTGGCTTGCAGCTTCACCCGATGGTACAGTTGAGCAGGTTATTTACGAATTGTCGTCTAGAGGAGTATTAGAAATTAAGTGCCCTTATTTTGACGGTAATATGCAAAAGGCTCGTCCATGGACAAGAATCCCCCTTCACTATATCCCTCAAGCTCAAGGCTTGCTGGAAATCTTGGACCGAGATTGGATGGATTTCTATGTCTGGACTCCTAATGGAAGCAGTTTATTTAGAGTAGATCGTGATGAAGAATACTGGAACCTTGTAAAGATAGCATTGTCAGACTTTTGGTGGAATCATGTCGATACAGCCAGGGAAGAATGCCTCCAAAGAGTGATCACAGATCCGCTGTACGAGTTAAGAACACTCCGTCCTGCAGCTAGACATGAGTTGAGTGTTGATATAGTTTATGAAAGCAAAAGATTAATTGACGAGTCCAAGTTGATGGTCCGTGAAATTTTTGGCAAAATACAGGATTGA
- the LOC141664356 gene encoding GABA transporter 1-like, translated as MVTDKENRDQAIPPAKLDAGSLFVLKSRGSWLHCGYHLTTAIVAPALLSIPFAIGMLGWGGVVCLSMAALVTFYSYNLLSLVLEDHASRGRRQLHFRNMAHDILGPGWGKYFVGPLQLGLCYGAVIACTLLGGQSLKYIYLVSRPDGSMQLANFVFMFGGVTLIMAQMPSFHSLRHINLVSLLLCLAYCACTTAGSIYIGKSSNAPPKNYNVTEVGINRLFGTFNAISIIATTYGNGIIPEIQATIAAPIQGKMFKGLLVCYSVVITTFFSVGVSGYWAFGNQAMGSVLSNFLVDGRSLVPKWFLLMTNVFTLVQVSAVSLTYLQPTNVVIERRFADPKKDEFSARNVVPRLIFRSFSVIIATTIAAMLPFFGDIMALFGAFGCIPLDFILPMIFYNVTFKPSKRSLIFWGNTIIAVVSTVLSGIGAVASVRQIILDAKNYHLFANM; from the exons ATGGTGACTGATAAAGAGAACAGAGACCAGGCTATCCCGCCTGCCAAGCTCGACGCTGGATCCTTGTTCGTCCTGAAGTCTAGAG GATCATGGTTGCACTGCGGGTATCATCTGACGACAGCAATAGTTGCTCCCGCGCTTTTAAGCATACCGTTTGCAATCGGAATGTTAGGTTGGGGAGGAGTGGTGTGCCTGAGCATGGCTGCACTTGTTACTTTCTACTCTTACAACCTTTTGTCCTTGGTTTTAGAGGACCATGCTAGTCGCGGCAGGCGACAGCTTCATTTTCGTAACATGGCTCATGATATTTTAG GACCAGGATGGGGAAAGTATTTTGTTGGACCACTTCAGTTGGGACTTTGCTATGGAGCTGTTATTGCCTGCACTCTGCTTGGAGGCCAGAGCCTCAAG TACATATATTTGGTTTCTCGTCCAGATGGAAGCATGCAGCTCGCGAATTTTGTTTTTATGTTTGGAGGAGTAACATTAATCATGGCTCAGATGCCATCTTTTCATTCTTTGAGGCACATCAACCTTGTTTCCTTACTTCTCTGCCTTGCTTATTGTGCTTGCACTACTGCTGGATCCATATACATTG GAAAGTCTAGCAATGCACCGCCAAAGAATTATAATGTTACTGAAGTTGGCATAAACAGACTCTTCGGCACCTTCAATGCTATTTCTATCATTGCTACTACATATGGAAATGGAATTATCCCAGAAATACAG GCAACCATAGCTGCACCGATTCAGGGGAAAATGTTCAAGGGGCTACTGGTATGTTACTCTGTTGTAATCACGACGTTTTTTAGTGTTGGAGTATCTGGGTATTGGGCTTTTGGCAATCAAGCAATGGGCTCAGTTCTTTCAAACTTTTTGGTTGATGGAAGATCTTTGGTCCCTAAGTGGTTTCTTTTGATGACCAATGTCTTCACACTTGTCCAAGTATCTGCTGTCAGTTTG ACATACTTGCAACCAACAAATGTTGTTATAGAGCGCCGATTTGCTGATCCAAAGAAGGATGAATTCTCTGCAAGAAATGTCGTCCCACGACTGATATTCAGGTCATTTTCCGTTATTATAGCAACAACAATTGCTGCAATGTTACCTTTCTTTGGAGATATAATGGCGCTGTTTGGGGCCTTTGGTTGCATTCCTCTGGACTTCATTCTGCCAATGATATTCTACAATGTCACATTTAAGCCTTCTAAAAGGAGCTTAATATTCTGGGGAAACACAATCATAGCGGTTGTATCCACAGTTCTGTCTGGGATTGGGGCAGTAGCGTCTGTTAGACAAATAATTCTCGATGCCAAGAACTATCATTTGTTTGCAAATATGTAA